In the Methanoculleus taiwanensis genome, ACGAACCGCTCAAGGGCACCGATCCGGATCGCCGTCTCCTTCTTTCCGAGGATACAGACACCCTCGCACTGGGTCTCCTGCGGGCATACACGGCCGCAGATGGCTGGGAGCATATTCTGCTCCTTCACGATCGCCGCCGCCTTCCTGAAGTTGCCTTCAGCGACCTCGGCGATGAAACCGGGGATATCGATGCAGACGGGACACCCGGCGACGCAGAGCGGCTTTTTGCACTGCAGGCAGCGCTCGGCTTCGGCGATCGCCTCGTCGACGGTCATGCCGAGATCGACTTCCTTGAAGTCGCGGACCCGGACGTCGGCCGCCCGGTCAGCCATGGTGGTGGCCTCCTTCACCGCACCGGCAGGTGTGCTCGGCGAACCGCTCCACCGCCGCCTTCTCCTGATCCGTGTAGATCCGCTGCCGCTGCATCAGCTCGACGAAATCGACCTGGTGGGCGTCGAACTCGGGGCCGTCGACGCAGGCGAACTTCGTCTCGCCGCCGACGGTTACCCGGCACGACCCGCACATCCCGGTGCCGTCGACCATGATGGGGTTTAAGCTGACGAACGTTTTGACGCCGTAGGGAACGGTTGCGGCAGAGGTGACCTTCATCATGATCGCAGGCCCGATGATCCAGACACGGTCGATCGTCCGGTGGTCGAGCTCCCGTTTGAGGACGTCGGCGGCATATCCGTGGAACCCTTTGCTGCCGTCGTCGGTGGTGATGAAGAGTTCGTCGCAGATCTCCCGCATCTCGTCTTCGAGGATGAGGAGCCCGGCGTTCCTCGCCCCGATGATCCCGATAACGTGGTTTCCTGCTTCTTTCAGCTCACGTGCGATGATCGGCAGGCAGGCGATCCCGGCACCCCCGCCGACGACACAAGCGGTGCCGAAGTTCTCAATCTCGCTCGGTTTTCCAAGCGGCCCGACGACATCCGCAAGAGCATCGCCTGCTTTCAGGGTTGCCAGGTGCTGGGTCGTCTTCCCGACTGCCATAAAGACCACCCGTACGGCGTCGCCGTTCACGGCAGAGATGGTGAGGGGTATGCGTTCTCCCTGTTCGTCGATCCGCAGGATCAAAAACTGTCCTGCCCGTGCGTTACGCGCCACCTGTGGGGCGCGTATCCAGAATTCATAGATCCTTTCAGCGATCTCACTCGCCGTATTCACTGTATACAACCGTGTCACTCCTGTTAGTGCCTTGGAATCGTGGGTATTTATTGTGTCTTCTGCCTCTTTACTGCATCTGTCGAAGCATACCCGGGATAGAATCCATAACAAGCATCTCGGAGCCATTTTGTCGCTCTGAACCTGGAACAGAGCCCGGAAATTCGCTGTAGCATCAGGATCCTGTGGGGCGCCATCCGACCTTCACTGCCTCGTATGGAAAAGCCATTATCCGTCCGGAGCACCGATACTACAGTATGAAGAGTCAGGTGAAGTGGGGAGCCGCGCTGATCCTCCTCGGGGTCGTCATCGCGCCCTTTGCTTTTCCCTTTCTCCTCTTCTACGCCGTCCCCCTTATCCTGATCGGAATCGCACTCGTCGTCTTCCGGTCGCGTGAGGATCGGATCGAGCAGATACAGGAGTGAATGAACGTGCTTCTATCAACGACAGAATTCGTGCCGGGTTACGAGACCACCGTCATCGGCGTGGTCTACGGCAACACCGTCAGGTCGAAACATATCGGAAAAGACATCATGTCGGGCTTGAAGAGCATCGTCGGCGGCGAACTCGAGGCATACACCGAGATGCTCAGCGAGTCGAGACTCGAGGCCATCAACCGCATGGTGAACACCGCAAAGGGCATGGGCGCGGACGCCGTGGTCGCTATCCGGTTCACCACCTCCGAGACGATGCCGGGCGCAGCGGAGATGCTCGCCTACGGAACGGCGGTGAAGCTGACTCCGAAGAAATAACTTTTTTAAAAATCGGTAGAGTAAGGGGGCACCCTCACTCGAGCTTGCGCACCTTCCGCGCTTTGACGGCGACGCCGCGCTTCGAGCGGAGCATCTCCCCGGCGCTCATCATCGCCCTTCCCGTGGCAAGAGCGGACTCGCCGACGATCAGCACCTCGTCGCCCTCACGGATAGCCGGGTCGGCATCCGTCACGCCGGGAGCGAGGACGTCCCCCTGCGGCACGAAGTTGTCGATCGCCACCCGGTAGCCCTCCGGGATCAGCTGCCACCCTTCGAAGGTCGGCCGGAAGAGGCCTGTCCCGGGATCGAGGCTGAAGAACTGCTGCTTGCCTTTGAGCACCGAGACCTGTGGGCCTTTACTCCGGACACGGAGGCCTCGCATATCCATATCCGTCCCGAACTGCCACGAGATCGTTCCCCGCACCATATCGGGCAGTATACGCCGCTCTCCCTGGAGCGCCGCATCAAGCGCCCGGAGCGAGGGGGCACTCGTCGGGCGGTCGCTGCAGGTCACTTCGAGCTCGATCCCGAGCGTCTCCGCAGCCATCTCCGCCACCGTGAGCGCTCCGCCCTCGAGGTGCGCGATCACCCGGCGGTAGGCGTGCTTTGCGAGGTAGCGGGCGAGGATATCGGCGATGAATGCGCACTCCTCCCGATCCCAGTACCCGGTCACCGGCACGTCGTAGTGGCCGGCGGGGTAGACGCGTTCGAGCTCCCGCGGCACGAGGCCGAGGGGCGAGGTGACGATCAGCTCGTGGCCGCGGTTCGCCACCGCAGCGATGAACTTCTTATGGCTCTGGGAGAGGCAGTAGGGCTTCCTCGCAGAGCAGGGGAGGAGCACCGCGACGTCGGTCCGCGTAGGGATGAAACGCTCGATGACGCGCTCGGCATACCGCCGCACCTCCGGACGGTTCTGGGACTCGGCAGAGTTCGCCCGCATCGTGATATCCCGTGCGATCGGAAGGTGGCGCTCCATGAAGGCGTAGTTCCGGTCGAGGAACCGCAGAATGCCGACCTGGTTTGCGTCCAGCCGGCAGCGCATCTCCATCAGCTCGCGGAGCTGCCCTGCCTCGATAAACCGCCTGACAAGGGCAATCTCCCGCTCGAGCGCGAGGCGGTTATGCTGTTTGAGGTCGCCTTCCCGGCACCCGACGCAGCCGCAGAGCCCCTCTTCCATCGCCGACGCCGGGAACTCTCCTTCGGGAGTGCAGAAGACGCCCCGGGCGGTCGCAAGATCGACGCCCGTGAAATCGAAGAGATCGAACCCCGAGTAGATGAGTATGGCGGCCGTCGACGGCAGTGCCGCGGCCGGTGCGTACCATGCCGTATCGGGAACGACCTGCTCTTTGAGGGCGACGAGCCACTCGACGTAGTTCCGGGGATTTTGAAGCGCCGTATGCCAGTCCGCCGCCATCACGGCGTCGCCGGAGGATGCGGTATTCTCCGCGGCCGGATGGATGGCGACCGGCTGGCCGGCGCCCACCGCGAGATACCGGCGGACGAACGAAGGGTCGGCGGCGAGAGGCACGTTCGAGAACGCCCGGGCGGCGAGATCGGGGAAGAGAATTTCGGTCTCCACCGCGGCCGGGAGGGAGAGGCCCCGGTCGCCGTCTTCGAAGGTGCTGATTCGCGCAAGGCCGTCCCGCTTCTTCGCTTCATACCTGCTCATCGTACACCTCCGCGCCGGGCACTTCCTCACGGACAACCGTCGCCCAGGCTGCACCGCACCTGACCGTGAACCTGCTCTCGGGGTGGGCGGCCATCAGGCTTCGGATTCCGGCGCACCCGCTCCGCACCATCGCGTCGTCGTACTCCGGTATCTCGCTCTGGCCGACCGGGAAGGTTTCACCGAGTTCCGGAGGGTACGGGCCGAAGGGGGGCTTGAACCCGAGCACCGTATCGAACCCGGGGAGTTCTCTGCCGTCGAAGGAGATGAGCACCCGTTCACCGAGCGTGATACGGGGGATCATCTGGTGGTAGCGGAGCACCTCCGTCCGGAAGCAACTCTCGTCGCCCCGGTAGAAGAACCGGCGCTTTGAGGCTCGGTCCTGCACCTCGAGCTCCGGGGCATGCTTGAGGAGCTCACGGTAGCCGGCAAGAAGCCGCGGGTGACTCCTACACCGCTCGTCGACGAGCTCCCAGAGCGTGCCGTCCTGGATCGCCTGCCGTATCCGGGCGATCTCCGCGAGCGTGACGTAGAGGTTGTGGAGGGCGAGCAGCCGTTCGCGGTCGGGGGACTTTTTGAGCTCCTCGGCAGTGTGCGTCCGGCAGACCCGGCATGCACAGGGGAGTTCCGCAAGTTCGTCCACCTTCAGGCTCCCGTGCGTCGTGATGTAGCGTCCCTCGCGGGCGAAGAGTGCGTATGCCGCCGAGTCGAAGAGGTCGCACCCCATCGCGACGGCGAGTGCGAACATCGAGGGATGGCCGGCGCCGAAGAGGTGGATACAGGTCGCCGGGGAGAGGCCGCGTTTTGCGGCGAGGACGACCTCGACGAGTTCCTTGTAGCGGTAGCTCTCCATCAGCGGGACGACCGCGCCTATCGGGCAGAAGGTAAACCCGAGCTCCTGCACCGCTGCTCCCGCCTCTTCACGAAGGTCGGTGTAGATGCCGCCCTGGACGGGGCCGGCGAGGTGCGCCTCCGGAAAGAGCGCCTGCCCTTCACGGATCCGCTCCATCGTGACCGCAAGTTCCGCCCGTGCGGTCTCGCGATCGGTGCCGGGCGGCGTCGGTATATCAAGGGGGACGACAATATCGCTGCCGATTGCCTGCTGGAACTCGAGAGTATCCCGGTTCGTGACCTCGACCTCGCCGTAGACCGAGAGCTGGAACGAGCCTGAGTCGGTCATGATCACGCCGTCGAAGTCAAGCACGGCATGGAGCCCTTCGGCGAGCGCCCGCTCCCGGAACTCGGTGCTCCTATTGAAGATATAGGCGTTCGTGATCAGCGCCTCGACGCCCATCTCCTGCATCTCGCGGGGCGTCACGAGCGGGAGATGAGGGTTGACGACAGGCAGGAGTGCCGGCGTCCGGATCGTCCTCTCACCGACTTTGAGCTTGCCGATACGTCCTGCAATGTCTTTATGGATGATTTCAAAGCTGATTGCCATTCGAGTTAAACCGCCTGCTCCTCAAATATCTGCCCCTCGAAGGTAAGTACGTTGACATCACCACGCTTCCAGCAGTCAGGATTCAGCCCCGCTTTCTGACAGGTGTGATCGAGGAACTCTCTGCTCTCCCAGTTGTATTCGACCGGCACCTGGGGGAGCAGAAGGCCGCTCGTGCCCATGCCGCTGACGATCAGGCCGTGCTTCCCGATGACGACGTTCGCCGGCCGTTCCGCCGGCGGACAGGTGAGCGGTTCGGGCAGCGTGAGCACGGTCACTTCAAGTTCGAGCTCGGAAAGTTCCCGCCCGGATACCGCCGGGAAACGCGGATCTTCGAGCGCCGCCGAGACCGCGGCCTCGACGATGGCGTCACCGAGGGGGCGGATGGGGTAAGGCAGGCCGATACAGCCGCGTAGCGTTCCCTGCCGCTTGATCGTCACAAACACGCCCCGTTTTTCATCGAAGATCGGCGGGAGCGCCGGGGGCGTATACCGCTCTCTGTTGACTGCATGCTCGATGGCCTTGCGGGCAACCTGCAGAGCGAGTCTTCCTTCTTCCGGAGTCAGCATATCCATCAGAGTGGGTCGTATGCCGTTGAATATGTTAGTCTTTTGCGGAGCCCGTGCGGGCAGGGGAGAGGTGAGGAGCACTAGGCAGAAGAGACGGGTATGGTATGCCGGAGGATCGTCGGACCGGCACCCTCCGGCCGAATGACGAGACTCACCTCCGCATCCCGCACCAGGGGTTCCGGCAGGCCGATCAGGATATCAAACGCCTCGCCGGGTGCGTGGCTGCCGGCGTTCGTCCACTCACCCCGTCCGGGGAGCGGCGTGTCGGTGTAGGAGAGGATGGCGATCCGATCACGGGTCATGACGGTCACGGTCGTCTGCTTGATATCAAGAGGTCGATCGGCCGCTACCGGGACGACCGTCAGTCTGAGGACATCGATCAGGGGAGACGAGGTAGTATGAGGTGTCCCGATCCCGACGACGTCACCAACGATCGCAAGAGACGGACTGCCGACCGGAGAAACCGGACAGGATGCATCGATGCCGCCTGCAAGCGGAGCCGTACTCGCACCGAGAGCCATATACGAAAAGAGAGTAGTGACGGCGATGAACGCCCCGAAGACCAGAGCAAGTTCGAGCTCGGTGCTGGCTTCGGGTGTGCCTCGGAAAGTCATGGTAAAATCAAAACGTAAGACTTTAATACTGATATTTAATAGTTCCGCTACCCTGAAGTAACCCTCACGGTACCGTCACCAATATGTAGCTGGCGCACCAATTGTATAGGGGAGAGGGAGAGGGCGGCCGACGGTGGCACAAACGTGCTGCTGAGGAAAGTCCTCCCACCGACCGGGAACGCAGCCGCATGCAAGTGCGGGTGGCGAGAGTCACGGCAATGGCACAGAAACGACACGGCCCATCGTCAGTAATGAAACGATCGAGCCCTTCGGGGCGATACCTAACTCGTTGAACGTAGCGATGGGATACGATGAAACGGTGAATCCCTGCGGGTGCAAGCCAAAACAGGGCAAATGGATCGCCTGGTATCCGCCCGGGTATGGCGCTTAGCTGAATGCCGCCATGAACAGAAGGAGGCTTACTCCTCCCACTCCTCACACATTCGGTCTCTTCTTATCCGGGATTGCACTGTCCTGTAGCTTCTTTTCCGTACCCCGAGAGCAGCTATAACCCGTCTTGAGGGAATTGTAGACTACCACGCAGAACTTACGGCTGCCGGAAAAGCCGGATCTCAACCCACAGGCTTTCATCCACAACCTGCAAGGGGCTCCCCGGGCATGAGAGGGGAAGGGATCCGGGGTCTATACCGCGTGCGAAACAGGGAAAACTTTCGGCCGTCAGAAAGGAGAATAAGTAAAGCCTAAATAACCCTTCGCCACGATATCTCATGATGTCTCCTGGCCAGAATCGTCAAACAGATGCACCTGCTTCGGCGTATCCATATGTTCTCCTGATCACCGCCGCCCTTGCTATAGTAACTACAATTTTCTGCCTTCAAGCAGGAATCACGAACGTTTTCCCCCACCTCTACTACCTTCCGATAGTGCTTGCTGCCTACTGGTATCCCCGTCGCGGGGTATCTTTTGCTCTCGTGATGGCAGTCACATACTGTGCACTTGTTCTGTTCCTCGGCTATACCGACATTGCTTCGCTTATCACTGCCGTCATCCGTGCCGCTGTATTCATCGGCATTGCCGCAGTTGTCGCATACCTTGCAGGACGGCTCCAGAATGATATGAAAGAATACCGTGCACTCTTCGAGTCTACCGGTACGGCCATGCTGCTCGTCGGGCGTGACGGTATCGTCGCTCGTATCAACGGCGAACTCGTGCGTATGCTGGGATACTCCCGGGATGCAACAGCCGGCACTATCCGGTGGGAAGAACTCGTTGCACCCGATGGGCGGGAAGCGGTCGGTGCACTGCTTGCAACCCGGGATCAGCAAAGCGGCACTGCACCTTCTTCCTTCGAAATGCGGGCTCTTAAGAAGGATGGCACCATCTTCGACGCGATGATGACCGTTGCGCCGGCACCGACCATGGGAGGCTACATCATCTCGTTGGTGGATATCTCGGAGCGAAAACAAGCAGAAGTAGCGCTAAAAGCATCAGAAACACGGCTCCGAACGACTCTGGACAGTCTGCAGGCAGGTGTCGTAATCATTGAGGAGGAGACGCACAGGATAACGGACGTGAATCCGGCAGCCGAAAAGATGATCGGCGCTGCCCGGGAAGAGATCATCGGTCACGTCTGCCACCGGTTCATCTGTCCTGCAGAAGAAGGCTCGTGCCCCATCACCAATCTCGGACAGCGCGTGGATTGTTCCGAACGGGTTGTCGTAAATCTGCAGGGCGAAAAGATCCCTGTCATCAAGACCGTAGCGCAGATGACCATTGATGGACGTGCATATCTCGTCGAGAATTTTGTCGACATCCGTGACCGAAAAGAGGCGGAACAAGCCCTCCTTGCCTATGTAACCGAAGCGGCACTCCGTTTAAAGCAGCCAGTCGAACTGATCCGCGATAACCTTGCAGACATTCTCCAGCAGGTGCATGACGGTGAAACCGCTCGTGAGATTGTAGAGACAGAGATCAAGGTTCAGATCATGAATGCCGACCGGATCGTTGACAACCTCCGTGATCTCGACTGTGCTATCGCGCAGGAGCGGAAGGAGATCCCCGAAGCATTCAGAGCATTCCTGTCCAGGTGAAGAGGAATGACCGTCAACCATATCAGGTTCGAAAATCAGGAGAAGAAGATAATCCTGGCACTCTCTTCCGCAACCAGAATAAAAGAGAATAATATCGCTCTCACCCGGGAGATAACGGAGCAGGGCATCACCGTTATCTACGTCTGCGCAAACATGCCGTCTCAGTATCTCGCGGATCTCTTTGCGAAGCGGGATATTGATATCTCACGAATCGAGTTTATCGACTGCATCACCAAGTATGCAGTGGG is a window encoding:
- a CDS encoding sulfide/dihydroorotate dehydrogenase-like FAD/NAD-binding protein, coding for MTRLYTVNTASEIAERIYEFWIRAPQVARNARAGQFLILRIDEQGERIPLTISAVNGDAVRVVFMAVGKTTQHLATLKAGDALADVVGPLGKPSEIENFGTACVVGGGAGIACLPIIARELKEAGNHVIGIIGARNAGLLILEDEMREICDELFITTDDGSKGFHGYAADVLKRELDHRTIDRVWIIGPAIMMKVTSAATVPYGVKTFVSLNPIMVDGTGMCGSCRVTVGGETKFACVDGPEFDAHQVDFVELMQRQRIYTDQEKAAVERFAEHTCRCGEGGHHHG
- the arcS gene encoding archaeosine synthase subunit alpha — encoded protein: MSRYEAKKRDGLARISTFEDGDRGLSLPAAVETEILFPDLAARAFSNVPLAADPSFVRRYLAVGAGQPVAIHPAAENTASSGDAVMAADWHTALQNPRNYVEWLVALKEQVVPDTAWYAPAAALPSTAAILIYSGFDLFDFTGVDLATARGVFCTPEGEFPASAMEEGLCGCVGCREGDLKQHNRLALEREIALVRRFIEAGQLRELMEMRCRLDANQVGILRFLDRNYAFMERHLPIARDITMRANSAESQNRPEVRRYAERVIERFIPTRTDVAVLLPCSARKPYCLSQSHKKFIAAVANRGHELIVTSPLGLVPRELERVYPAGHYDVPVTGYWDREECAFIADILARYLAKHAYRRVIAHLEGGALTVAEMAAETLGIELEVTCSDRPTSAPSLRALDAALQGERRILPDMVRGTISWQFGTDMDMRGLRVRSKGPQVSVLKGKQQFFSLDPGTGLFRPTFEGWQLIPEGYRVAIDNFVPQGDVLAPGVTDADPAIREGDEVLIVGESALATGRAMMSAGEMLRSKRGVAVKARKVRKLE
- a CDS encoding TIGR00296 family protein, producing the protein MDMLTPEEGRLALQVARKAIEHAVNRERYTPPALPPIFDEKRGVFVTIKRQGTLRGCIGLPYPIRPLGDAIVEAAVSAALEDPRFPAVSGRELSELELEVTVLTLPEPLTCPPAERPANVVIGKHGLIVSGMGTSGLLLPQVPVEYNWESREFLDHTCQKAGLNPDCWKRGDVNVLTFEGQIFEEQAV
- a CDS encoding YbjQ family protein, translated to MNVLLSTTEFVPGYETTVIGVVYGNTVRSKHIGKDIMSGLKSIVGGELEAYTEMLSESRLEAINRMVNTAKGMGADAVVAIRFTTSETMPGAAEMLAYGTAVKLTPKK
- the tgtA gene encoding tRNA guanosine(15) transglycosylase TgtA, producing the protein MAISFEIIHKDIAGRIGKLKVGERTIRTPALLPVVNPHLPLVTPREMQEMGVEALITNAYIFNRSTEFRERALAEGLHAVLDFDGVIMTDSGSFQLSVYGEVEVTNRDTLEFQQAIGSDIVVPLDIPTPPGTDRETARAELAVTMERIREGQALFPEAHLAGPVQGGIYTDLREEAGAAVQELGFTFCPIGAVVPLMESYRYKELVEVVLAAKRGLSPATCIHLFGAGHPSMFALAVAMGCDLFDSAAYALFAREGRYITTHGSLKVDELAELPCACRVCRTHTAEELKKSPDRERLLALHNLYVTLAEIARIRQAIQDGTLWELVDERCRSHPRLLAGYRELLKHAPELEVQDRASKRRFFYRGDESCFRTEVLRYHQMIPRITLGERVLISFDGRELPGFDTVLGFKPPFGPYPPELGETFPVGQSEIPEYDDAMVRSGCAGIRSLMAAHPESRFTVRCGAAWATVVREEVPGAEVYDEQV
- a CDS encoding PAS domain-containing protein, which translates into the protein MAVTYCALVLFLGYTDIASLITAVIRAAVFIGIAAVVAYLAGRLQNDMKEYRALFESTGTAMLLVGRDGIVARINGELVRMLGYSRDATAGTIRWEELVAPDGREAVGALLATRDQQSGTAPSSFEMRALKKDGTIFDAMMTVAPAPTMGGYIISLVDISERKQAEVALKASETRLRTTLDSLQAGVVIIEEETHRITDVNPAAEKMIGAAREEIIGHVCHRFICPAEEGSCPITNLGQRVDCSERVVVNLQGEKIPVIKTVAQMTIDGRAYLVENFVDIRDRKEAEQALLAYVTEAALRLKQPVELIRDNLADILQQVHDGETAREIVETEIKVQIMNADRIVDNLRDLDCAIAQERKEIPEAFRAFLSR